A single window of Carassius gibelio isolate Cgi1373 ecotype wild population from Czech Republic chromosome A19, carGib1.2-hapl.c, whole genome shotgun sequence DNA harbors:
- the LOC127935891 gene encoding progranulin, giving the protein MGTYKRGTVRTSQDHPTSSKTIYTRGDPNSKMVPVLMLLMAALVAADEPMMDLSGPLESDSASVSIIFCDASTTCPSGTTCCRSPFGIWYCCPFSMGQCCRDGRHCCRHGYHCDASSTLCLRGWLKLPSSAEPATKAIQKPQSVPIDQALKWKSETESVHCDGNLYCSTEQFCCKTAAGQWGCCNEMVL; this is encoded by the exons ATGGGTACATATAAAAGAGGTACAGTCAGAACATCTCAGGACCACCCAACCAGCAGCAAAACAATCTACACCAGAGGAGACCCAAACAGCAAG ATGGTTCCAGTGTTGATGTTACTCATGGCAGCTCTTGTAGCTGCAGATGAGCCAATGATGGATCTCTCAGGCCCATTAGAGTCTGACAGTGCCTCTGTTTCTATCATATTCTGTGATGCTTCTACTACATGTCCTAGCGGAACAACGTGCTGTCGTTCTCCTTTTGGTATTTGGTACTGCTGCCCATTCTCAATG GGTCAGTGCTGCAGAGATGGACGCCATTGCTGTCGTCATGGTTATCACTGCGATGCGTCATCGACCCTTTGTTTGAGGGGGTGGTTGAAACTGCCATCTTCTGCTGAGCCGGCCACCAAGGCTATCCAGAAACCTCAG TCTGTGCCCATTGACCAGGCTCTTAAATGGAAGAGCGAGACTGAGTCAGTTCATTGTGATGGAAATCTCTACTGCTCAACTGAGCAGTTCTGTTGCAAGACAGCAGCCGGCCAGTGGGGTTGCTGCAATG AGATGGTGTTGTAA
- the rbm48 gene encoding LOW QUALITY PROTEIN: RNA-binding protein 48 (The sequence of the model RefSeq protein was modified relative to this genomic sequence to represent the inferred CDS: deleted 1 base in 1 codon; substituted 1 base at 1 genomic stop codon) encodes MDRSVSNPSMWDTQKVYKHHEQQNVAETRPKYREGRRLKAVKVYTINLEYRFLIVKGVPAIGVMPSELVQLFALYGVIEEYRALDEYPAEQFTEVYLFQFQKLTSARVAKRHTDEKSFFGGQLHVCYAPEYETVEETRQKLQDRRRYVNRASQNTAKHHNQKPEESRESSSSDTRAAAEPEIQKDSEKASMENVNHDDMGFPVFPSLPVEDVSYRIHGFAQPLQLQWTTDTTXPTEDKMGSLHNSIPPVPETSKKSASSSSSCVKERDLSHVQKNLSPSVRFIPRTTHLESRKRKVEGQAFFLNEAFETETLIGPKLPDLPKVDMEDQSLNVTASLIRQTMSKVASVPEVKPVQVKTLTKKPRRRI; translated from the exons ATGGACCGTTCGGTCTCTAATCCCTCTATGTGGGACACACAAAAAGTGTATAAACACCATGAGCAACAAAATGTTGCCGAAACACGCCCAAAATACAGAGAGGGAAGACGCCTCAAAGCTGTCAAG GTGTATACCATCAACTTGGAGTACCGGTTCCTGATAGTTAAAGGGGTTCCTGCTATCGGAGTGATG CCGAGCGAGCTGGTGCAGCTCTTTGCTCTGTATGGAGTGATCGAGGAGTACAGGGCGCTGGATGAATACCCAGCAGAGCAGTTCACTGAAGTCTACTTATTTCAGTTCCAGAAGCTGACGAGTGCAAG GGTAGCTAAACGGCACACTGATGAAAAGAGCTTCTTTGGGGGTCAGTTACATGTCTGCTATGCCCCCGAGTATGAAACTGTGGAAGAGACAAGGCAAAAGTTACAGGACAGGAGAAGATATGTTAACAGAGCAAGCCAAAATACAg CAAAACATCACAATCAGAAACCAGAAGAAAGCAGAGAGTCATCAAGCAGTGACACACGAGCAGCTGCAGAACCTGAGATCCAGAAAGACTCTGAAAAGGCCAGCATGGAGAATGTAAACCATGATGACATGGGCTTTCCTGTGTTTCCTTCACTCCCAGTGGAGGATGTTTCTTATAGAATTCATGGTTTTGCACAGCCATTACAGTTGCAGTGGACCACCGATACAACATAACCCACAGAGGATAAGATGGGCTCTCTACATAATTCCATCCCTCCTGTCCCAGAAACATCAAAGAAGAGTGCATCCTCCTCATCTTCATGTGTTAAAGAGAGAGATTTGAGTCATGTTCAGAAGAACCTTTCACCTTCTGTTAGATTTATCCCGAGGACTACACATTTAGAGAGTAGAAAAAGAAAGGTGGAGGGACAAGCGTTCTTTTTGAATGAAGCATTTGAAactgagactctgattggtccaAAATTACCAGACCTGCCCAAGGTGGATATGGAGGATCAGTCGCTAAATGTAACCGCCAGTTTGATCCGTCAAACAATGAGCAAG gTTGCATCTGTTCCAGAGGTCAAACCTGTACAAGTAAAGACCCTTACTAAAAAGCCACGCAGAAGAATTTAA